From Alloacidobacterium dinghuense:
TGACCAGCCGCGTCACTTCGTCTGGAGTTGCCAGGCCCACGGTATCGGCGAGGGAGATTTGCTCAATACCCATGTCGGCTAACAAGTCGCAGGCGGCAATGACTTCGTCGATGCTCCAGTTGTCCCCGTAGGGATTGCCGAAGGCCATCGATATGTAGGCAACGACCCCAAGGCCTGCCTTGAAAGCAGCCTGACCGATCGTTTCCAGCGCATCGAGCGACTCTTCCGGCGTCTGACCCTGATTCCGTTTGAGGAATTCGGGCGAGATGGAGTACGGAAAGCCTAGGGTGCGGACTGCTTCCGTTGCAATGGCGCGTTGCGCGCCCTTTTCGTTTACGACGATGCCGATGATTTCGACATCATCGGGCGGATCGAGATATTCGAGCACCTGCTCGGAGTCGGCCATCTGTGGCACGGCTTTGGGCGAGACGAATGAGACCGCGTCAATATGTTTAAACCCCGCGGCAACGAGTGTGCGCAGGTAGTCGGCTTTGACTTCGGCAGGAATGCTCTTCGGCAGACCTTGCCATGCGTCGCGGGGGCATTCGATCAGTTTGACTGCTTCGCTCATCGGAACTACCCAATCTACAGAATCTACAGATGCGCGAGCGCGACGACAATGGCGACTGCTCCAAAATGTGCGGCTGCGGCTGCGATGATGGCGGGCAGCATACCTTTTGCTCGCAGAACCAGGGCCATCAGTAATCCATAAAGCGGGAACTGCAGATACATCATTGCCTGCGAGAGCGTTCCGGCGATATCTGTGGGAAACGCCAGCATCGGGTTCTGCACGAGCTGCACCCACGGATACAGCATCCGCAGGGCATCAGGGCCGGCGAGCGCCATCACGCCTGCCGCACGGACGGTCAAGGGCGTGACGAGAATTCCGAGCAGCAACGGCCACCATGTGATCCAACCACGTGCTGCGGCTTTCTTCTTTTTACGCGTGGTCGGCTTACGTTGCGTGGCGGTCGGGCTCATGATTCGAGCATAGCGTTTCGGGTCATGTGCAAAGGTGGAAACTCATCTGCATGAACCAGAAAGCGCACGGGTTTTTGCGTGATACGATTCGCTATGCTTAGAAAATCTCTCCTGTTTGCCGCCTCTGCGGCGTTGTGTGCTTCGCTCCCTGCTCAATCTATACAAGATCGCTTGCAGCGGCTGATGAATACCTCAAACGGCGTATGGACCGAGGATCAGATTGCCACGATGGCGAAGCTGCGCGATGCGGCGATGCAGGATACGTATGCGTTGACCGAGCTGCGGCACCTGACGGACAACATCGGGCCGCGTTTGAGCGGCTCTCCGCAGGCACAGAAGGCCGTGGATTACGTTGCGGCGGAGATGCGTTCTCTCGGAGCAGAGGTCCAGTTGGAGAAGACATCGGTTCCGCACTGGGTGCGCGGCGCGGAGGCGGGCGAGCTGGTTTCCTGGCCGGGAATGGCTGAGGGAACCAAGCAGAAAATTGTGCTGACCGCTCTCGGCGGAAGCGTGGCGACGAATGCGGACGGGTTGGTTGCGGATGTGGTTGTGGCCGACTCCTTTGAAGCGGTGAAAAAGCTGCCTGAAGGCGCGGTTAAGGGCAAAATTCTGCTGTTCAATCACCCTTTCGATAAGCGGCTTGCGGCGCAGGGCGATGGGTTGAATGCTTACGGGCAATCTGTTGTTTACCGGGGCGCCGGGCCTTCGGTCGCCGCGTCTCTTGGCGCGGTTGCGGTGCTGGTGCGCTCTGTTGGAGGCGCAGACTACAGGCTGCCACATACCGGGGCTACGGTGTACGCCGACGGCCTCGAGAAGATTCCGGCGGCGGCGGTGACGGCGGAGGATGCTGACCTGCTGGCCAATCTTACGCAGCAGGGGCCGGTGAAGATGCGGTTGGTGCTGACTCCGCAACGGTTGCCGAATGCGGAGAGCTACAACGTCATCGCCGACTGGAAAGGCACCGAGCATCCGGAGCAGGTGGTCATCGTCTCAGGACATCTTGACTCCTGGGATCTTGGTACTGGGGCGATCGATGATGGGGCCGGCATCGTCGTCTCCATGCAGGCGATACACCTGCTGCAAAAACTGGGCGTTCATCCCAAGCGAACGGTTCGCTTCATCGCGTGGATGGATGAAGAGCAAGGCGGCTCAGGCGCCCAGACGTATGCGCAGGAGCATGCTTCACAGTTGAGCAACCACATTGGGGCGATTGAGTCCGATCTGGGCGCGGGCCATCCGATCGGCATCATGGCGGCAGGCAAACCTGAGCTTGTGGATTGGCTGCGTCCGGTAGGGCATGTGCTGGCTCCGATTGGGGCCGCTGTGGTTGCGCCGAGTCCTGAGGCTGGAGAAGACATCGGCTTTCTTCAAGGGGTGCCGCAGTTTGCTCCGAACCAGGACAGCCGGTCCTACTTCAACTATCACCACACGGCCGCGGATACCTTCGACAAAGTCAATCCGCAGGAGTTGAGCGAGAATGCGGCGGTGGTGGCGGTTCTCGCATATGCGCTGGCGGATTCGGGGAGTCCGGCTCCGCGATAGGTGCTCGTAATCCTCGGGGGTGTACGCTAAATTATTGAATTTAAAGCCTCCGTTTCATATTGGCCGCAAGTA
This genomic window contains:
- a CDS encoding hydroxymethylglutaryl-CoA lyase, which encodes MSEAVKLIECPRDAWQGLPKSIPAEVKADYLRTLVAAGFKHIDAVSFVSPKAVPQMADSEQVLEYLDPPDDVEIIGIVVNEKGAQRAIATEAVRTLGFPYSISPEFLKRNQGQTPEESLDALETIGQAAFKAGLGVVAYISMAFGNPYGDNWSIDEVIAACDLLADMGIEQISLADTVGLATPDEVTRLVSAVLSASDTLEIGVHLHARPEEVAAKVSAAYRAGCRRFDMAIGGLGGCPFAQDALVGNIATEMAVAELERHGAELPALQPLDGLLAASHGIAGKFGPTRQ
- a CDS encoding M20/M25/M40 family metallo-hydrolase, producing MNTSNGVWTEDQIATMAKLRDAAMQDTYALTELRHLTDNIGPRLSGSPQAQKAVDYVAAEMRSLGAEVQLEKTSVPHWVRGAEAGELVSWPGMAEGTKQKIVLTALGGSVATNADGLVADVVVADSFEAVKKLPEGAVKGKILLFNHPFDKRLAAQGDGLNAYGQSVVYRGAGPSVAASLGAVAVLVRSVGGADYRLPHTGATVYADGLEKIPAAAVTAEDADLLANLTQQGPVKMRLVLTPQRLPNAESYNVIADWKGTEHPEQVVIVSGHLDSWDLGTGAIDDGAGIVVSMQAIHLLQKLGVHPKRTVRFIAWMDEEQGGSGAQTYAQEHASQLSNHIGAIESDLGAGHPIGIMAAGKPELVDWLRPVGHVLAPIGAAVVAPSPEAGEDIGFLQGVPQFAPNQDSRSYFNYHHTAADTFDKVNPQELSENAAVVAVLAYALADSGSPAPR